The genomic segment GGCTATAGTTTTGATGCGCTCTGTGTAGCGATTCTGGAACAAACATTAAACGGTGCGGCACACTAAGTTATGGCTCAACTCCCAGCAACCATGCGCCGTAAACGTGCTGCGATTACCTCAATTCACGACAAGCCGCCGACACGCAAAGAAAAACTGACCAACCTGGGTGGTTGGGCCTTGTTGTGTGTCGCGCTGGTGGTGCTGGCTTTTGGGATTTTTGGCCTGTATAAGGTGATGACGGATGCTCAGGTAGCAGAGCTGAAAGTGGCAGGAACGCGTTCAGCAGCTGAAGAGCGCCAGGTCATGCAGTACGTTTCACCGATTGTGACTGAAAACTATTTCACTTCGGACCTGGAATCGATTCGTGACCGCGCACTGGAATTGTCCTGGGTGGACCGTGTCGTAGTGTCTCGTGCCTGGCCAGACAAGATTCATGTCCGGGTGATGCCGCATCATGCTATTGCACGATGGGGTACAGGACGACTGCTAAGTGATAGTGGCATTATTTTCACTGAAGTCAGTCCTAAAGATTATTCAGCTTTACCGTTGCTGCATGGACCCTCTACTCATGCAAATACCATGATGCGACGTTATAATGAAATCAACCAGTTATTTTTACCACAAGGTATTCGTTTAAAAGAATTATATTTAACTGAACGAATGACGTGGTTTATGCAGTTTGATTCAGGTTTGCGTGTGATTGTCGATAAAGACCAGACCATGAGCAAGTTGCAACGTTTGAGTCATCTGTCCTATAGCGAACTAAAACCGGTATGGTCAAAAATTTCAGCGATTGACCTGCGTTATCGTAATGGATTGGCGATTCAATGGAAAAATTCAATTCCGCCTAAAATTGTAAATGGTCAATTTATTGTAACCATTAATGACACGGGCGTTGAGAATAATGTAACAGTAAAGCCATAATGACCGGCTTTAAAAACTAGAGGCCTTATAAAGCCATAAATCTAACAAACACGTAATGGTAGTAGTTAATAATGAGTGAAGCTGTTCCCTCGGTTGTGGCGATTGACATTGGGACACACAAAGTTTCAGTTTTGATTGGTAAGGTACACGCGCCAGACAATATCCAAGTGATTGGAATGGCGACCGCTCGTAACCGAGGCATGAATAAAGGAAAAATTGTCAGTCTCGATAAAGTCATTACCGCCATTAAAAACGCCGTACAAGAAGCGGAAGATATGGCTGAATGTCGTGTGCATTCTGCGTGGATTTCGATCCCGAGTGCTGAATTAAAAAGCTTTTATGCCTCGGGTCGTACCACCATTGATAATAGTGAACATTCAATTACGACCAGTGAAGTGGTACGGGCACTTGAGCTGGCCAAAGCCAGTCATGTCACCTCAGATCATTATCTGGTGAGTGCGGTACCATTGGGCTTCGAGCTGGATGATGCACCTGAGTGGGTACTCAACCCGATCCGTATGTCGGCACATAGCATGACCGGGCATTATCACTTGATGATGTTACCGATCAGCACCATGCAGAATATTGACCGCGCTTTAAAAGGGGCCAATATCGGTGTGGAGAAAATGGTGGTGTCCTGTCTGGCTACCGCTGAAGCCAGCCTGCTCAAAGATGAAAAAGAATATGGCGTGTGTCTGGTGGATATCGGTGCGGGAACCACCAATGTCGCTGTTTATCTGGATGGCCGTTTGGCATTAACCCATACCATTCAGCGTGGCGGTGAACATGTGACCCGTGATATCGCAGCAGTTTTACAGACTACGACAGAAGAAGCAGAACGTCTGAAATTGCTCTATGGTTGTGTTGACCTGAAAGTGGTTAAACCAGAGCATATGATTCAGTTCCAGGGCATTGATGGACCACAAACCATTAGCCGGATTGAACTGACTGAAATTATCATGGCGCGTTATGAAGAAATCATGGGTCTGGTGCGTGATGAACTGGTGAACCATGGCGCG from the Acinetobacter sp. YWS30-1 genome contains:
- a CDS encoding cell division protein FtsQ/DivIB, encoding MAQLPATMRRKRAAITSIHDKPPTRKEKLTNLGGWALLCVALVVLAFGIFGLYKVMTDAQVAELKVAGTRSAAEERQVMQYVSPIVTENYFTSDLESIRDRALELSWVDRVVVSRAWPDKIHVRVMPHHAIARWGTGRLLSDSGIIFTEVSPKDYSALPLLHGPSTHANTMMRRYNEINQLFLPQGIRLKELYLTERMTWFMQFDSGLRVIVDKDQTMSKLQRLSHLSYSELKPVWSKISAIDLRYRNGLAIQWKNSIPPKIVNGQFIVTINDTGVENNVTVKP
- the ftsA gene encoding cell division protein FtsA, whose product is MSEAVPSVVAIDIGTHKVSVLIGKVHAPDNIQVIGMATARNRGMNKGKIVSLDKVITAIKNAVQEAEDMAECRVHSAWISIPSAELKSFYASGRTTIDNSEHSITTSEVVRALELAKASHVTSDHYLVSAVPLGFELDDAPEWVLNPIRMSAHSMTGHYHLMMLPISTMQNIDRALKGANIGVEKMVVSCLATAEASLLKDEKEYGVCLVDIGAGTTNVAVYLDGRLALTHTIQRGGEHVTRDIAAVLQTTTEEAERLKLLYGCVDLKVVKPEHMIQFQGIDGPQTISRIELTEIIMARYEEIMGLVRDELVNHGAMQGLYHGVVLTGDASQIEGMVSFVRRTLGVSAHLGNPPVQVYADEQHQAALRRSQYATVAGLLMFSQSDTQETLVETEDGDKLSVTQRIKRAWSGFNETLKAIF